From Streptomyces durmitorensis, a single genomic window includes:
- a CDS encoding cell division protein SepF, with amino-acid sequence MNSHDVTDEQWEGLAQVVPLRSRNEWPSWPGHRAMPDAETEARRRFVVMRVNIFADAREVAETVMAQIPVLLDLTGAETEVAKRVLDFSSGVVLGLGCGMHRVDKNVFLLAPPGTEVQGLVEAAQS; translated from the coding sequence TTGAACAGCCACGACGTCACCGATGAACAGTGGGAAGGGCTCGCCCAGGTCGTACCACTGCGCAGCCGCAACGAATGGCCGTCGTGGCCGGGACACCGCGCGATGCCCGACGCGGAGACCGAGGCGCGGCGGCGTTTTGTGGTGATGCGGGTGAACATCTTCGCGGACGCCCGCGAGGTCGCCGAGACCGTGATGGCGCAGATTCCGGTCCTGCTCGACCTGACCGGGGCCGAGACGGAAGTCGCCAAGCGCGTCCTGGACTTCAGCAGCGGCGTGGTCCTCGGCCTCGGCTGCGGGATGCACCGGGTCGACAAGAACGTCTTCCTGCTCGCACCGCCCGGCACCGAGGTGCAGGGGCTCGTGGAGGCGGCGCAGTCGTAG
- a CDS encoding arylamine N-acetyltransferase family protein, with product MDFDQTDAYLRRIGAERPSAPTTRALHDLQLAHLRAVPFENLSIHLDEDIELTDDSLVAKVVGARRGGFCYELNGAFAALLTALGFEVTLLQARVYDDSGKPGIPYDHLALRVRTSDGGDWLTDVGFGTHSHFPLAYGERGDQPDPGGTFRVTETPEGDLDVSRDGKAQYVVDQRPRALGDFTSGAWWHRTSPRSHFTRSLVCSLLTGTGRITLSGRTLTTTTGGERHTVELATDADVLDAYATHFGIALKQVPHVKEIVSPGGHAAS from the coding sequence ATGGATTTCGATCAGACGGATGCCTACCTCCGGCGCATCGGCGCCGAGCGCCCCTCAGCGCCCACCACGCGCGCGCTGCACGACCTGCAGCTCGCGCACCTGCGTGCCGTGCCCTTCGAGAATCTCTCCATCCACCTCGACGAGGACATCGAACTCACCGATGACTCCTTGGTCGCGAAGGTCGTCGGCGCCCGCCGCGGCGGCTTCTGCTACGAACTCAACGGCGCGTTCGCCGCGCTGCTCACCGCACTCGGCTTCGAGGTCACCCTCTTGCAGGCCCGTGTGTACGACGACTCCGGGAAGCCCGGGATCCCCTACGACCACCTGGCGTTGCGCGTGCGCACCTCCGACGGGGGCGACTGGCTCACGGACGTCGGCTTCGGCACCCACAGCCACTTCCCGCTGGCCTACGGCGAGCGCGGCGACCAGCCGGACCCCGGCGGCACCTTCCGCGTCACCGAGACCCCCGAAGGCGATCTGGACGTCAGCAGGGACGGCAAGGCGCAGTACGTGGTCGACCAACGCCCGCGCGCCCTGGGCGACTTCACGTCCGGCGCCTGGTGGCACCGCACCTCGCCCCGGTCCCACTTCACGCGGTCACTGGTCTGCTCGCTGCTCACCGGGACCGGCCGGATCACCCTCAGCGGCCGCACCCTCACCACGACGACGGGCGGCGAGCGGCACACCGTCGAGCTGGCCACGGACGCCGACGTGCTCGACGCGTACGCCACGCACTTCGGCATCGCGCTGAAGCAGGTGCCGCACGTGAAGGAGATCGTCTCCCCCGGAGGTCATGCAGCCTCTTGA
- a CDS encoding AAA family ATPase, translating into MTVHLPEAVAEPPSGPDRSRVTELRLSAYASHRGSVFPLGPLTLLTGPSGSGKSTALAAYEALARLGSGEELVDVFADPVACVPELARGDGQQRRGFRIGCTVDGPVGTVRLDVAVQAEPELRVVGERLTRGGLTLLETALRDPGRRAVQAAWHTAGLTPVTRGPLPDDRLGTALLPLRVAGKTEGQRLVLAAAEQVVVALRSVFPCAPRPGLMRLPVPPGLIGSGRLLSGCDNLAEVLLRTRAECGKRHERLVAAVRAGCAGPVADVLAEVADDGSVQAVIERGGGIRSPVGRLGDGELRYLALALVLLTGPGVLEVDPVAEVPSAYQNLTVLADGLDDFLDPRQKRAIAELAARTCERGHIRIVGTVSDASWAAEVGGAAVVDLGP; encoded by the coding sequence ATGACTGTGCACCTCCCGGAGGCGGTCGCCGAGCCGCCGTCGGGCCCGGACCGGAGCCGCGTCACCGAACTGCGGCTCTCGGCCTATGCCTCACACCGGGGCTCCGTGTTCCCGCTCGGTCCGCTGACCCTCCTCACGGGGCCGAGCGGAAGCGGCAAGTCCACCGCGCTCGCCGCGTACGAGGCGCTGGCGCGGCTCGGGTCCGGCGAGGAACTCGTCGACGTCTTCGCCGACCCCGTGGCCTGCGTGCCCGAGCTCGCACGGGGCGACGGCCAGCAGCGGCGCGGCTTCCGGATCGGCTGCACGGTGGACGGTCCCGTCGGGACGGTGCGGCTCGACGTCGCCGTACAGGCCGAGCCCGAACTGCGCGTCGTGGGTGAGCGGCTGACCCGGGGCGGGCTCACCCTGCTGGAGACGGCGCTGCGCGATCCGGGGCGGCGCGCGGTGCAGGCGGCCTGGCACACGGCGGGCCTGACGCCGGTGACGCGCGGCCCCCTGCCGGACGACCGGCTCGGCACGGCGCTGCTCCCGCTGCGCGTCGCGGGCAAGACCGAGGGGCAGCGTCTGGTGCTCGCGGCGGCCGAGCAGGTGGTGGTCGCGCTGCGCTCGGTGTTCCCGTGCGCGCCACGCCCCGGACTCATGCGGCTGCCCGTACCCCCTGGACTGATCGGCTCGGGCCGCCTGTTGAGCGGCTGCGACAACCTCGCCGAGGTCCTTCTCCGTACGAGGGCGGAATGCGGCAAGCGCCATGAGCGGCTGGTGGCCGCGGTGCGCGCCGGGTGCGCGGGGCCGGTCGCCGACGTGCTCGCGGAGGTGGCCGACGACGGGTCGGTCCAGGCGGTCATCGAGCGGGGCGGTGGGATCAGGTCACCCGTCGGGCGGCTCGGGGACGGCGAGCTGAGGTATCTGGCGCTCGCCCTGGTGCTGCTCACCGGTCCCGGCGTCCTTGAGGTGGACCCGGTGGCCGAGGTGCCGTCGGCCTACCAGAACCTCACCGTGCTCGCCGACGGCCTCGACGACTTCCTGGACCCGCGGCAGAAGCGCGCGATCGCCGAACTGGCGGCGCGCACCTGCGAGCGCGGGCACATCCGCATCGTCGGGACGGTGAGTGACGCGTCGTGGGCCGCTGAAGTGGGCGGGGCCGCGGTGGTAGACCTGGGGCCGTGA
- a CDS encoding TOBE domain-containing protein codes for MQSYTIGQAARLLGVSPDTARRWADAGRVTTHRDEGGRRLIDGRDLAVFSVEVAQGQAQGGTGEDDVPYTSARNAFPGIVTAVKLGDVAAQVEIQAGPHRLVSLLTREAVEELGLEVGMQATARVKSTSVHIDRT; via the coding sequence ATGCAGTCCTACACGATCGGACAGGCGGCGCGTCTGCTCGGCGTCAGCCCCGACACCGCTCGTCGGTGGGCGGACGCCGGACGGGTCACGACCCATCGCGACGAGGGCGGCCGTCGGCTCATCGACGGCCGCGATCTCGCCGTGTTCTCCGTCGAGGTCGCGCAGGGGCAGGCACAAGGGGGCACCGGCGAGGACGACGTCCCCTACACCTCCGCCCGCAACGCCTTCCCGGGCATCGTCACCGCCGTGAAGCTCGGCGACGTCGCGGCCCAGGTCGAGATCCAGGCAGGTCCGCACCGGCTCGTCTCGCTCCTGACCCGGGAGGCCGTGGAGGAGCTGGGACTTGAGGTCGGCATGCAGGCGACCGCCCGCGTGAAGTCCACCAGCGTGCACATCGACCGCACCTGA
- a CDS encoding epoxide hydrolase family protein, giving the protein MTAEPAPFRTSVSDDVLNDLRTRLKRTLFTQPSDSVYWAAGVDPGYLRELVAYWAEDFDWRAAETALNAFPQYVAEVAGRRVHFVHLRGRRPEGVPAPLPLVLSHGWPSSFVEMLRVAGRLADPAAHGGDPADAFDVVIPSLPGFVHSELPREPFTRRGVAEIWHELMTRTLGYERFGAFGGDIGGGVTQWLGALYPQDVAGVHVTSAVITEQFDDVPPTADEQTFLDALAAYDVGDQGYSEIMCSRPDTIAAALMDSPAGLVAWVADKYRDWSDCGGDLETRWDKDTLLTVATLYWATGSIGSSFRQYYDYPRNKPVPPITVPGAVTLSHEPAFADFPRSMAERTFTDLRHWSTPKRGGHFMAHEEPEQVAQELRAFFRPLRG; this is encoded by the coding sequence ATGACCGCAGAGCCCGCTCCTTTCCGGACCTCCGTGTCCGACGACGTGCTGAACGACCTGCGTACGCGCCTCAAGCGCACCCTCTTCACCCAGCCGTCCGACTCCGTGTACTGGGCGGCGGGCGTGGACCCCGGCTATCTGCGCGAGCTGGTCGCCTACTGGGCCGAAGACTTCGACTGGCGCGCCGCCGAGACCGCGCTCAACGCCTTCCCTCAGTACGTCGCCGAAGTCGCCGGACGGCGCGTGCACTTCGTCCATCTGCGGGGCCGGCGCCCCGAGGGCGTGCCCGCGCCGCTGCCGCTGGTCCTGAGCCATGGCTGGCCGAGCAGTTTCGTGGAGATGCTGCGGGTCGCGGGGCGCCTCGCCGACCCTGCCGCGCACGGCGGCGACCCGGCGGACGCCTTCGACGTGGTGATCCCCTCGCTGCCCGGCTTCGTCCACTCCGAGCTGCCACGCGAGCCGTTCACGCGCAGGGGCGTCGCCGAGATCTGGCACGAGCTGATGACCCGGACCCTGGGATACGAGCGCTTCGGCGCCTTCGGCGGGGACATCGGCGGCGGTGTGACGCAGTGGCTCGGAGCCCTCTATCCGCAGGACGTGGCCGGCGTGCACGTCACCTCCGCGGTGATCACGGAACAGTTCGACGACGTGCCGCCGACCGCCGATGAGCAGACGTTCCTCGACGCGCTGGCCGCGTACGACGTGGGCGACCAGGGCTACAGCGAGATCATGTGCAGCCGCCCGGACACGATCGCGGCCGCCCTGATGGACTCCCCGGCCGGGCTCGTCGCCTGGGTCGCCGACAAGTACCGCGACTGGAGCGACTGCGGCGGCGATCTGGAGACCCGTTGGGACAAGGACACCCTGCTCACCGTCGCGACCCTGTACTGGGCCACCGGCAGCATCGGCTCGTCCTTCCGGCAGTACTACGACTACCCCCGGAACAAGCCGGTGCCGCCGATCACCGTCCCCGGCGCCGTCACCCTGAGCCATGAACCGGCGTTCGCGGACTTCCCCAGGAGCATGGCCGAGCGGACCTTCACCGACCTGCGCCACTGGAGTACCCCGAAGAGGGGCGGCCACTTCATGGCGCACGAGGAGCCGGAGCAGGTGGCTCAGGAGCTGCGGGCGTTCTTCCGGCCGCTGAGGGGCTGA
- the modA gene encoding molybdate ABC transporter substrate-binding protein, giving the protein MSLALTPARRRTAAAVLTAALLVPLAACGNDDDKSDSGKKPAGAAAPKADLTVLAASSLTDVFETAGAAYEKENPGTKVNFSFAGSQELAAQVKQGAPADALVTADTKTMDGLKADTGTPSVIAKNRLVIAVGEGNPKKVAALKDLSDSKLKVVLAASEVPVGRYSEQILDDQKLDVKPVSQEPNVRAVLSKVELGEADAGLVYKTDAATAPKKVDAVKIPDGENAIAEYPAATLKTSEHEEAATAFVKWLSTPAAQKILQDAGFEKP; this is encoded by the coding sequence ATGTCCCTCGCTCTCACCCCCGCCCGGCGCCGCACCGCCGCCGCCGTCCTGACGGCCGCCCTGCTCGTCCCGCTCGCCGCCTGCGGCAACGACGACGACAAGAGCGACAGCGGCAAGAAGCCCGCCGGCGCCGCCGCGCCCAAGGCCGACCTGACGGTGCTCGCCGCCTCCTCGCTCACCGACGTCTTCGAGACCGCGGGCGCCGCGTACGAGAAGGAGAACCCGGGGACGAAGGTCAACTTCTCCTTCGCCGGTTCCCAGGAACTGGCCGCCCAGGTCAAGCAGGGCGCCCCGGCCGACGCCCTGGTCACCGCGGACACCAAGACCATGGACGGCCTGAAGGCCGACACCGGCACCCCGTCCGTCATCGCCAAGAACCGCCTGGTCATCGCGGTCGGCGAGGGCAACCCGAAGAAGGTCGCCGCCCTGAAGGACCTCTCCGACAGCAAGCTGAAGGTCGTCCTCGCCGCGTCCGAGGTGCCGGTCGGCCGCTACAGCGAGCAGATCCTGGACGACCAGAAGCTCGACGTGAAGCCGGTCTCGCAGGAGCCCAACGTCCGCGCGGTCCTGAGCAAGGTCGAGCTGGGCGAGGCGGATGCCGGGCTCGTCTACAAGACCGACGCCGCGACCGCCCCCAAGAAGGTCGACGCGGTCAAGATCCCCGACGGCGAGAACGCGATCGCCGAGTACCCCGCAGCCACGCTGAAGACGTCGGAGCACGAGGAGGCCGCG
- a CDS encoding enterochelin esterase domain-containing protein: MSVTTGVLAADAAPRRLPGAAPCVGRVAARVAGAAEPERAAVLEDFWADAARRGTPLIEAVDGDPDHCTATFLWRGHRATRQVLLLAEGIADRADLAASRLSPLPGTDIWHLTYRLRADHRGSYRMAADISPGEPPASAALLQQRLLSLSAHAAPDPLNHRRMPGRWLDRATSVFELPQAPARAWTERRAGVPRGRVERHRLPAGVLGAERDVWAYLPPGGRVGELPVLVLCDGDMWFGRLAFQDTLDALVADGALPPLAVLAPDAVDRDTRRREMDAHERHVGFLADELLPWAAGRWPLATDPARTLVAGQGLAGLTSLYAGFLRPERFGSVLAQSAPVPRLQVGPSLPVTVRLDVGLREDTILDHHRDLYETLRSRGCPVTLGEYNGGHDWACWRGSLTEGLVGLLGH, encoded by the coding sequence GTGAGTGTGACCACGGGGGTGCTCGCGGCCGACGCGGCGCCCCGCAGGCTCCCGGGCGCCGCGCCCTGCGTCGGACGCGTCGCGGCCCGCGTCGCCGGCGCCGCCGAACCTGAACGGGCCGCCGTCCTGGAGGATTTCTGGGCGGACGCCGCGCGCCGCGGCACCCCCCTGATCGAGGCCGTCGACGGCGACCCGGACCACTGCACCGCGACGTTCCTGTGGCGCGGCCACCGCGCCACGCGGCAGGTCCTGCTGCTCGCCGAGGGCATCGCGGACCGCGCCGACCTCGCCGCGTCCAGGCTGAGCCCGCTGCCCGGCACGGACATCTGGCACCTCACCTACCGGCTGCGCGCCGACCACCGCGGCTCGTACCGCATGGCCGCCGACATCTCACCCGGCGAACCGCCCGCCTCCGCCGCGCTCCTCCAGCAGCGCCTCCTCTCCCTGTCCGCCCACGCCGCGCCCGACCCGCTCAACCACCGCCGGATGCCCGGCCGTTGGCTGGACCGCGCCACCTCCGTCTTCGAGCTCCCGCAGGCGCCCGCGCGGGCGTGGACCGAGCGGCGGGCCGGGGTGCCCCGGGGGAGGGTCGAGCGGCACCGGCTGCCCGCGGGGGTGCTCGGCGCCGAGCGGGACGTGTGGGCGTATCTCCCGCCGGGCGGCCGGGTGGGCGAACTGCCGGTGCTCGTCCTGTGCGACGGCGACATGTGGTTCGGGCGGCTCGCCTTCCAGGACACGCTGGACGCCCTCGTCGCCGACGGCGCCCTGCCGCCGCTCGCCGTCCTCGCCCCGGACGCCGTCGACCGGGACACGCGCCGCCGGGAGATGGACGCCCACGAGCGCCATGTGGGCTTCCTCGCCGACGAACTGCTGCCCTGGGCCGCGGGCCGCTGGCCGCTTGCCACCGACCCCGCGCGCACGCTCGTCGCGGGCCAGGGCCTTGCCGGACTGACCTCCCTGTACGCGGGTTTCCTGCGGCCGGAGCGGTTCGGCAGCGTCTTGGCCCAGTCCGCGCCCGTCCCGCGCCTCCAGGTAGGCCCGTCCCTGCCCGTCACCGTGCGCCTGGACGTCGGACTGCGCGAGGACACAATTCTTGATCACCACCGCGATCTGTACGAGACCCTGCGCTCGCGCGGCTGTCCGGTGACCCTGGGCGAGTACAACGGCGGTCATGACTGGGCCTGTTGGCGCGGCAGCCTGACCGAAGGGCTTGTGGGACTCCTGGGACACTGA